The following is a genomic window from Daphnia magna isolate NIES linkage group LG4, ASM2063170v1.1, whole genome shotgun sequence.
CGGTCCACTTGTCATGTTCAACTGGGACGAAATTGCCAAGCAATCCTCTATCGTCCGTCATATGTTGGGTTGCGCCGGAGTCTGCGTACCATCCTGTTGATCtttatataaaataaaaacaataaaagggcacctctctttttgttgttgttctcttactgtttgttgttgttgttatctCTTGATTGCATTGCCGAGTAACTATGTTCTCTTCGACCCCTGTTTTCGTCTCTCCGGTTTCTGTTATCATGCCGCTTGTCTCTGCTCTCAGAGTTTCTGTCGTGATGTCGGTTGTTTTCTCGGTTTGATGGCTCGtaccttcttcttttgtaatttcgatcgtcttcttctctttctagGCGGCGCTTAAAGATTCTACACTTGGCTCTGACGTGAGAGTCATCTCCACATTCCCAGCACTTTCGCTTATCTTCATTTCCTCTTTTCAACTTGTTGTCCCGGACCGGAAATGCCTTCTCTTCAGATTCTCctgagtttttgttttcagataCTCTCATGCTCACCAGAGCATTAGACGAGTTTTCCTCTTCACTCTGCTTGACGTTTTTCTCTAATTTAACAAGACGGGTTGTCAAGTTTTTCACGGTCTTCTCCTGTGCTGGGGTACTGTCCCACGCTACTACAAAATTCAGCTTCAGGCTAGGTGGAAGAGACATTAGTATTTGCGTAATGATCTGGCCGTCTTCAAGGGCTATCCCATTAATCGCCCTCAGGCGAGACACTATTTGCTCCATTTCCGTCATGAACTCCATGACACTTTGCCCTTGTTGGATTTTGGATCCATAGAACTTCCTCCACAATACCGGGGCAATCTCGTCAGGAGTTTCCGAGTACGCAGTCTCCATTCGGCTCCACATTTCTTGAGCCAGGTCGCATGACATTAGAGCTCTTGATTTTTCCTCCTGAATTGATGAGTAAATAATCCGCATCGCAGATATATTCTTCTTGTCCCAGGCGCTGATTGCTGCTGTATTGGTAACTCGTTCTTCATTTATGATCTGAAAGGATATTGAGAAATATTCTTGAGTTGGGATACATTATCTCACACTCTCGTGTGGTACACTCTTCTTCTCTCATATGACCAACATATGGAAATCTATCTCTACTCACGTGGCCTACACgtggaaaacctttttaaaatcatacCTCATATGAGCTACATGCGGAAACAAACATTAATTGTCTTCATCTGTTAGGCCATCTACCTAGAGTGTCAACTGTCAAATCGTTGTGTTCAGGTGGTGCCACCTAGTGTGAATATGGCGAACTAAATTGTGTTTCGTGAGGCTGAGTCACATGAGTATTAAGTAATATCCATGTCGAAAAAATTTGCAGATTATAGATAGAATATAAGGTTTCGAAACTCTATTCCGACTTACTAGTCCAGACATAAGGCTAGAGTTATCAACAATTGCAGCTCAAGACACATTCACTcataattttagttttttttttaaatgactcACCGGCTGAGGTTTCATCTCATTCCCTTTAACAATGGTCCAGAGCTCCTCACTTTGTAGAACCAGTCTGACTCCAAATTGCCAAGAATCAAAATTCGTGCCATCAAATCTTATCCCTGTGTAGTGGGGGCGGCCATCTTGCCCTGCCATCTCACTCCTCTGTACATAGAAGAAATATTTGCCAAAGTAAATTTTAAGTTACGtttctgggcccataacctgttggaAACTATACCTTACTCTTCTAAGTATAAGTAGACAAAATCAAGTGGAACAAAGTCTATTCAAACCAGATAATTAACCGTAGAGTCGGATCACAGGGAAATACATGCAGAGAGCAATCAACACGCCGTCAGACTAGCAGACGAACAGGAAGAGAGACCCCTTTAGCATTTGCCAAGGGGAGGAGGAGAGGACAGCGTTgccacacacatatatatatattatcaGTTTGCAATCTCCAACACAGAACACAAagtcagagtcatagaaccctggttggttcaggctgagaggaatccctataccgcgtttcgttggtctgaatGTCTGAAATTTCGACGTttttggggcggggcacagtggtggaaactaaAATCAGAGTCATCTTTTGAGAGAAAACTGAGTTTTCGACGGCCATTTTGGACGCTTTTCCTATTGATGTAAGAAGCTGTAAGATGTAAAGAAGCTCTAGAAATTCGGGATTTGCGCCAAAATGGTTGGCAATTGTGCTGTTCCACGTTGTAATTCAACATACTATAAAAGTGCGCAAATAAAAAGTGGAATTGCTGTGTTCTCCGTTCCAAAAACAGCCGTAGGATTATGGCAACAGCAAATACCGTCAATCGTTTAGACGACCACTTCTCGTATTTGCACGCGCCATTTTGATGAGAATGACATAAAAAGAGGGACTGAAGTATTAAACGTGTTTCATCCGTTTAAACGATGGGTTTTGAAGGAAGGAGCCATTCCGAGATATTTCCTTACACCCAGTAAGTATCCAATTCTTTTACAATATGGAGTGGAATTGCCCAGTTaccaaataatttttattgagaTGAAACTTCCCGACAACCATTACAAAGCATTTGCAATGTGAATAGGAGAAACAATTCAATAGGTAAAAATCAGTTCTGTAGTTGTATTTACACATGCTAAGCAACATTTCAATTATTTAGCAAACCCTACTGTCGATGAAAAGTGCAGGAAGCATCCaaataaagaaagatatgCCTTTGCGAAGGAGAGCAGCCTAAATAAAAagagtaatttttgaatttcaaaaatgatgttatgTTATATTAAGACATTGTTATATAAATAGTTTCTGATGATTTGGCCACCCCCATGGAAGTCGTTCCAGATGAGAACCTTTCAGTTGAAAAACAGTTACCAGCTATGGCTAAACAACCTGCATTAGTAGTCGTAGAAACAATACCGTCACTACCAGTAAGCATCGTTATCAATGTTAATTAACTtcttttcatatttatttatcaaaaccaatacttttttttatagacagTGGTGAAATTGACGCCGATGGATGATGTTCATGATCCGAATACCTCAAATGAGTCAGAATTGAACATTACAACTGAAGAAACCGTTAATGAAAATGCAGAAATAACAAGTACTGCTCAATCATCTTCAACTACAGGTACGTGCATCCAATAATCGTGATATGTCGTTACTTACATAAATCATCCTttattttcgttctttttcagATGAGAGTATAAAGAACTTCAAACCAAACTTCATCACGTATTTCACATTGGTGTCCCAAATGGAATTACCTGACGGTTGGATATGGTCATTCAACCAAGCCAAAAACGCCATACTTTGCATTTACATGGACCCATTATCTAACGGAACGGTGACAGTGAAAGCAATACTATTCCGAAACTCACAAGAGGTTTCGTATCATCTTAATGGAAAGCACATTGCACCAAACAG
Proteins encoded in this region:
- the LOC123471389 gene encoding serine/threonine-protein kinase prpf4B-like, yielding MSCDLAQEMWSRMETAYSETPDEIAPVLWRKFYGSKIQQGQSVMEFMTEMEQIVSRLRAINGIALEDGQIITQILMSLPPSLKLNFVVAWDSTPAQEKTVKNLTTRLVKLEKNVKQSEEENSSNALVSMRVSENKNSGESEEKAFPVRDNKLKRGNEDKRKCWECGDDSHVRAKCRIFKRRLEREEDDRNYKRRRYEPSNRENNRHHDRNSESRDKRHDNRNRRDENRGRREHSYSAMQSRDNNNNKQ
- the LOC116935440 gene encoding uncharacterized protein LOC116935440; protein product: MEVVPDENLSVEKQLPAMAKQPALVVVETIPSLPTVVKLTPMDDVHDPNTSNESELNITTEETVNENAEITSTAQSSSTTDESIKNFKPNFITYFTLVSQMELPDGWIWSFNQAKNAILCIYMDPLSNGTVTVKAILFRNSQEVSYHLNGKHIAPNSIPTLFSSMEDISNLIRNFHEKNICVGIVGSQFKDGEFSLRLSVVFDANGVIRSGFCKILMDKKNDV